Proteins from a single region of Carassius gibelio isolate Cgi1373 ecotype wild population from Czech Republic chromosome A5, carGib1.2-hapl.c, whole genome shotgun sequence:
- the LOC128014845 gene encoding NAD-dependent malic enzyme, mitochondrial, which yields MVCVGISAAMLSRLSMSVRPCVSVCRWVHTKEKGKPLMLNPHTNKGMAFTLKERQILGIHGLLPPKIETQDTQAMRFQKNLKKMSDPLQKYIYLMGIQERNERLFYRVLMEDIEALMPIVYTPTVGLACTQYGHIFRRPKGLFISIKDQGHIRSILDNWPETTVKAVVVTDGERILGLGDLGVYGMGIPVGKLCLYTACAGIRPESCLPVCIDVGTDNEKLLRDPFYMGLYQRRDRSQRYDDLIDEFMEAVVDKYGQDTLIQFEDFGNHNAFRFLKKYREKYCTFNDDIQGTASVALAGLLTAQRVLGKPISEHKVLFLGAGEAALGIANLIVMAMMESGVSQAEARKKIWMFDKYGLLVKGRAYETDTNQEGFLHPDPGEVKSFLDAVNVIKPTAIIGVSGAGRLFTHDVIRAMGSLNERPIIFALSNPTAKAECTAEDAYSLTQGRCLFASGSPFAPVSLEDGRILTPGQGNNAYIFPGVALAVILSGVRHISDTVFLEAAKTLADQLTDEELSQGRLYPPLSNIREVSLQMAIKVMEYVYLKGMAFRYPEAVDKEGYIRSVLWNTNYDSFVPEMYDWPGVSHSPVVD from the exons ACAAG GGAATGGCCTTCACTCTGAAAGAACGGCAGATTTTGGGCATACATGGTCTGTTGCCACCAAAGATCGAGACTCAGGACACGCAGGCCATGCGCTTCCAGAAGAACCTGAAGAAGATGTCCGACCCACTGCAGAa GTACATCTATCTAATGGGGATCCAAGAAAGAAACGAGCGTCTCTTCTACCGTGTGCTTATGGAAGACATCGAGGCTCTCATGCCCATCGTCTACACACCTACTGTGGGTCTCGCATGTACTCAGTATGGACATATCTTCAGGCGACCCAA AGGTCTGTTTATCTCCATTAAGGACCAAGGACATATTCGTTCCATACTGGATAATTGGCCAGAAACCACTGTCAAG gCTGTAGTGGTGACAGACGGTGAGCGTATCCTGGGTCTGGGTGATCTGGGAGTGTATGGGATGGGTATTCCTGTAGGGAAGCTGTGTCTTTATACGGCTTGTGCTGGGATTCGGCCTGAGAGTTGCCTGCCGGTCTGCATTGATGTAGGCACGGATAATGAG AAGTTACTGAGGGACCCGTTCTACATGGGTCTGTATCAGCGGCGTGACCGTTCGCAGCGCTACGACGATCTCATAGACGAGTTCATGGAGGCTGTGGTGGATAAGTACGGACAGGACACCCTCATCCAATTTGAGGACTTTGGGAATCACAATGCCTTTCGATTTCTGAAGAAATATCGTGAGAAGTACTGTACCTTCAATGATGACATCCAGG GCACTGCATCAGTAGCTCTGGCAGGTTTGTTGACCGCTCAACGTGTTTTGGGGAAGCCAATATCTGAACATAAAGTTCTGTTTCTGGGGGCTGGAGAG gcTGCTCTGGGAATCGCTAACCTGATCGTCATGGCCATGATGGAGTCGGGAGTGTCTCAGGCAGAAGCCAGAAAGAAAATCTGGATGTTTGACAAATATGGTCTGTTAGTAAAG GGCAGAGCTTATGAGACCGATACTAATCAGGAGGGTTTTCTTCACCCTGATCCCGGGGAAGTGAAAAGCTTCTTAGATGCTGTCAATGTTATTAAGCCCACGGCGATCATCG GTGTGTCAGGTGCCGGCCGGCTCTTCACTCATGATGTCATCAGAGCAATGGGCAGCTTGAACGAGCGTCCGATTATCTTCGCCCTCAGCAACCCGACTGCCAAGGCAGAGTGTACAGCTGAAGACGCCTACAGCCTCACACAG GGAAGGTGTTTGTTTGCCAGTGGCAGTCCGTTTGCCCCGGTGTCACTAGAAGATGGCAGGATACTGACCCCTGGACAGGGCAACAATGCTTATATATTCCCAG GTGTAGCTCTGGCTGTTATACTCAGTGGAGTGCGACACATCAGTGATACGGTCTTCCTTGAGGCCGCAAAG ACGCTGGCGGATCAGCTGACAGATGAAGAGCTGAGTCAGGGCCGACTGTATCCACCCCTGTCCAACATCAGAGAGGTGTCACTGCAGATGGCCATCAag GTGATGGAGTATGTGTATCTAAAGGGAATGGCGTTTCGATACCCAGAGGCTGTGGATAAGGAAGGGTACATCAGATCTGTTTTGTGGAACACCAACTACGATTCGTTTGTGCCCGAGATGTACGACTGGCCCGGGGTTTCTCACAGCCCTGTAGTAGACTAG